The Corynebacterium auriscanis genome includes the window CTGCGCGCCTCATTGACCTTTCCGCAAACCGCGACGGGTTTGCCGTGGACTTGTCTGCGACTGGCCGCGATGAAGACGAGGGGGCTACTTTCGTAGGCTCTTCGCCAGAGATGCTGGTGCGCCGGGAAAACCGCATTGTGACGGCCTTCCCTTTGGCGGGTTCCGCGCCACGCACGGGCGTGGCCAGCATCGATGATCAGGCGGCGCGTGACCTGTTGATGTCGGATAAAAACCAAAGCGAGCACAAGTTGGTTGTGGATCATTACCGCAATGTCCTCGAGCCGCTATGCCAGAACCTCGACATTCCGACCGAGCCGGACATTCACGAGACCACCGAGGTCATTCACCTAGGCACGGCCATTCGCGGCGAGCTGAAGGAAGAATACGCACATTATTCGGCCCTCGATCTTGCGCTAATGCTTCACCCCACGCCTGCCATCGGGGGTACTCCTATCGATGACGCCATCGGCATCATCGAAGAGGTTGAACAACCGCGGGAGTTTTATGCCGGTGCGGTTGGGTGGTGCGATGCCGCTGGTGATGGTGAGTATATGGTTGCGATCCGCTGCTGTGTCATGGAGGGGGTGATGGCCCGTGCTTGGGCCGGCGGTGGAATTGTGGCTGATTCGGATCCTGAGGAAGAGGCCACAGAGACTACGGCCAAGCTGCAGACGGCGCTGCGGGCACTGAACGTGCCCGCAGCGATGCGCCAGGTGTAGCGGGCCGGAGCCGCCACACCTGCCCGGGCAGTGCGCACATTGCGTTATGAGGTGCGCCTGCCCCGCTTTCGCTCCCCTACCTGCGCACATTTCGTGCTCGCCCATCCCCCCCAACTGCAAGAAGTGCTAGTTGCCCTCGTAGGTGCATTCAAGGTTCCGCATCTCGTGCTCACCCAACCCCCCCCAACTGCAAGAAGTGCTAGTTGCCCTCGTAGGTGCGTCCAAGGTTCCGCATCTCGTGCTCGCCCAACCCCCCCAACTGCAAGAAGTGCTGGTTGCTCTCGTGGGTGCGTCCAAGGTTCCGCATCTCATGCTCGCCCATCCCCCAACTGCGAAGAAGTGGGGCACCACCGGTGGTGCCCCACTTTCGTGTCAGCTACTGCTCGTAAGCCTGAACCGGGTTGGACAGTCGGCCCAGCCCCGGGATTTCGATCTCGATGGTATCCCCCGGCACCATTTCTGCCGTGCCCGCCGGTGAGCCAGTGCAAATCACATCACCTGGCATCAGCGTGAACGCGCTGGAAACCCATTCGACGATTTCAGGGATGGACTTGATCATCTGGTTAGAATTCGAGTCCTGCTTTGTCTGTGTTTCACCCTCGTGGGTGAGGTGCGCTTTAATCGGAAGATTGTCGATTTCAATGCTGTCAACGTTGGTTTCGATGAACGGCCCCAGGGGGCAGAAGCTATCCAGCCCCTTCGCACGTGCCCACTGGCCATCCGCGAACTGAAGATCACGCGAAGACACATCGTTGACAATTGTGAAGCCCATGACAACCGACTTCCAATCCTCGCGTTTCACGTCCTTACAAGGACGACCGATAACGATAGCCAACTCGCCCTCGAACTCGACATTCGTTGCCCATTCGGGGATGCGAATTGGAGCCTCAGGTCCCACAACTGCTGTTGGTGGCTTCAGGAAGATCGTGGGTGGCAAGTGCTCCGCACCCTTTTTGAAAACTTCCTTGACGTGGTCGGCGTAGTTGCGCCCGACAGCTACGATCTTGGAAGGCAGAATAGGCGCTAGGAGGCGCACGTCCTCAATCGGCCAGCTTTTATTGGTGAGTTCGACTTTTCCGAATGGCACTCCGCTGATCTCGCGGCAAGTGGCACCAGTCCCGTCGGGCTGGCCACCTTCCAACGCAGCGAAGGCGAGACCTTCATTGTGGGCAATTCGAGCAATACGCATGTTTCCATACTGTACCGGAGAGCGGTTGACCTCACAGAAGAGCATCGGCATTCAGCGCAGATGTCGTCACGTCAACCTTTCACCTAGTCCACTATCCCGGCAATTAACCCCGCCCCGCAACAACACCGCACAACAACCCAGCAACAACACCGCCCGCACCAACACCACACTGCAACAATCCCGCCCGCACCAACACCACACTGCAACAATCCCGCCCGCACCAACACCGCCCGGCACCACCGCAACAACCCCGCACAATGTGCAGCAGAACTCCGACAGAATAACGCGTTTTTGTTCGACTTCTGCTGCACATTCGTCTTACTGCGCGCAAATAACGGCGCGGAGTGCTCAGCCGCACATATTTCTACCCTCGCGGAGTGCTCAGCCGCACATCTCTGCCCTAAGGAGCTGTGCGGGTCGCCCGCGCCCTAGTTATTCCTCGCTGACACAGCATCATCAACGGTCAACCACCCATCGCGCACCCTAAATCACACAATGTGCAGCAGAACTCCGACAGAATAACGCGTTTTTGTTGGAGTTCTGCTGCACATTCATCCTACTGCGCGGGAAACCGGCGCCGGAGCGTTCACCAGAGCCACCAGCGCCACCACCCCTTACAGCAGCGCACCCAACGTCATGCCACGGTTCCGCGCCACCAGAGCCAAATACACTTCCGCACACGCTAACGCATCCGTCAGCGCATTGTGATTGTGATAATTCGGTAAATTCAACCGCTCTCGCACACGGGCCAGCCTCAGGTCGTCGCCTTTGGGGTGCCCACCACCGTCCTCAATGAAACGCCTCGCCAGCTCGAAAGTATCCACATAATGAGTCTTCAGGCCGGTCCCGAAATAGTCCTGGCAGGCGTCGGAAATAAAAGAAGATTCCACCTTCTTGAAGTGAACCAACATCGCCCGACCCCGCAGTGCCTCAAGCAAGCGGGCGAGAACCGCGGGGGCCGCCTCGCCTTCCCGATCCACGTGATCGTCCGTGAGGCCGTGAATGGTTGCGGACTCGCCAACAGTTTCGTGCGATTCTTGCTCAATCACGCCATAGCCAGCGCCTGAGAGATCAATTTCATGCCCATTAACCGGCACCCAGCCAATAGAAAGCAGGCGGTCCTTCCGATAGTCCAGACCCGTTGTCTCCACATCCACGGCCAACAGCGGCAACTTCGCCACCGGCGTGCGACGGCTGGGCGCGGGGGTTCGATAATACTCAGCCAAAGCACCCGTGGCCGCCCGCTCATCCACGGAATCACCGCCAAAAAGCCTGTTCAGTGCGTTAAGCATGCTCAACTCCGCCCATTAGACATTGCGAATCGGGTAGCGCACAGCCAACCCGCTTTGAACAGTTTTCAGGATTTGGAACGCATCGCGTAGATTCTCGCGCTCCATCTTCGCCAAGCGGGACGGCTTGATCTGGTAACTCAACTCCTCACCGTTGCGGAACTGTTGCGCCTGATTGCGCAACGAAACCGCGTTGAGGAAATCGAACGCATCCCGCAGATCGCGTGCGTTCTTGCGCGGAAAGCTAACCCCCGCAGCCTGGTCCAGGCGCGTGCGCGTGGGAAGCACAGCTTTGTTCGCCTCGATCGCCACCAGCCGCGCGATCTGCACACATGCCGCCACGCCTCCCTTCTTCACGTTCAGGGTGTGTGCATACTTGCCCTTGCGGTCTACAGCCAGGCCGCGGAAAATTCCCAACGGCGGCTCCCAGCGCGAGGCTAAGGCCGCTAGGTGCGCATGCAGTCTCGTAGCACCGTGTGCCGATTCCACCGCCTGGGCGTGCACAGCATCGGCTAAGTCCGTCTCGCCGTACACCCCGCGCATGTCGAAAAAGGTCATCGCCCACAGCAGCGCATCGGGTTCCGGCGCAGTGATCCAGTAGTGGAACGATGACTGCCACTGCGAAACCGTCATCCGCCACTTCGGGTTGCTGGCCATCATGTCCCCGGGGCACAGTGGCTGGCCCGCGGTCGCCAAACCGTTGCACACATAGTCCGCGAGCTGCGCAAAGTATTCCTCATGCAGTGCTTCGTTGTAGGTGTCATCCAAGATCAGCGCATTATCTTGGTCGGAAGCGAATCCCATTTCTCGTCGCCCCTGCGATCCCAGCACCACAAATGCATACGGTACGGGCGGTGGTCCCAGTTTTTCTTCTGCCAGATGCAGCAACCGGCGGGCCAAAGCATCGGCAGATACTGTAAGCAGGGCTTGTACTTCTTGTGCAGCGACGCCACGCTCTACATACTTCACCGCCATTTCCTGGGCGGCAGTGTAAATCGGGGCCATGTCCTCCGGGGTTGCCGCGCTGGAGAGTTCACCGGTGACATAGATAGGGTCCTGCTTCAGCAGCCGCATGATGTCCGCTGCAGTGACGATCCCTGTCACTCTGCCGTCATCGACAACGGGAAGGTGGTGAATATCGCGTTCCGCCATCAGCACCATAGCCTCAATGACAACGGTATCCGAGCTTCGCGTGACCAATTTTGTGGGCATCACTTCGCCCACTGTGGTGGACACCGGGGTGTTGTGGGCGACGACCTTACGCATGTCACGGTCGGTGATGATCCCCACGAGGTTGTCGTTATCGATGATGAGCAGCGAACTCACGCGCAGCTCGTTCATGATTCTCGCGGCGTCTTGCAAGGTGGTGGTGGTGGAGACTGTGTTGGCGGGATTCTCTATCG containing:
- a CDS encoding isochorismate synthase, with amino-acid sequence MTAEHQRPATAPDFLLSRPHSSIRTQGRKASYPDPFEAAQALHDGHVDLLVGAIPFKTSFRAALVQPESVVVSEGPLEPPAFFRGQNAAESLRVSSIIPVTSLNEHKAAVAAAIATIQQTRLEKVVLARAVDVTFENEPDPLLVAARLIDLSANRDGFAVDLSATGRDEDEGATFVGSSPEMLVRRENRIVTAFPLAGSAPRTGVASIDDQAARDLLMSDKNQSEHKLVVDHYRNVLEPLCQNLDIPTEPDIHETTEVIHLGTAIRGELKEEYAHYSALDLALMLHPTPAIGGTPIDDAIGIIEEVEQPREFYAGAVGWCDAAGDGEYMVAIRCCVMEGVMARAWAGGGIVADSDPEEEATETTAKLQTALRALNVPAAMRQV
- a CDS encoding fumarylacetoacetate hydrolase family protein, whose protein sequence is MRIARIAHNEGLAFAALEGGQPDGTGATCREISGVPFGKVELTNKSWPIEDVRLLAPILPSKIVAVGRNYADHVKEVFKKGAEHLPPTIFLKPPTAVVGPEAPIRIPEWATNVEFEGELAIVIGRPCKDVKREDWKSVVMGFTIVNDVSSRDLQFADGQWARAKGLDSFCPLGPFIETNVDSIEIDNLPIKAHLTHEGETQTKQDSNSNQMIKSIPEIVEWVSSAFTLMPGDVICTGSPAGTAEMVPGDTIEIEIPGLGRLSNPVQAYEQ
- a CDS encoding exonuclease domain-containing protein codes for the protein MLNALNRLFGGDSVDERAATGALAEYYRTPAPSRRTPVAKLPLLAVDVETTGLDYRKDRLLSIGWVPVNGHEIDLSGAGYGVIEQESHETVGESATIHGLTDDHVDREGEAAPAVLARLLEALRGRAMLVHFKKVESSFISDACQDYFGTGLKTHYVDTFELARRFIEDGGGHPKGDDLRLARVRERLNLPNYHNHNALTDALACAEVYLALVARNRGMTLGALL
- a CDS encoding DUF294 nucleotidyltransferase-like domain-containing protein translates to MSVEIEEIRDFLGKYEPFRHLAPDELDRLSFCWKIRYVRRGEHLLDIGEPNDNLHVLRSGAIDVIDANGLLLDRRDVGQSFGHSTLIGDRVSQFTVITVEDCLILTLDREFFQKLVEDYPEVKRYYAGVSDRVRRANVEQENSSPDSAVLRTKLGQFAIENPANTVSTTTTLQDAARIMNELRVSSLLIIDNDNLVGIITDRDMRKVVAHNTPVSTTVGEVMPTKLVTRSSDTVVIEAMVLMAERDIHHLPVVDDGRVTGIVTAADIMRLLKQDPIYVTGELSSAATPEDMAPIYTAAQEMAVKYVERGVAAQEVQALLTVSADALARRLLHLAEEKLGPPPVPYAFVVLGSQGRREMGFASDQDNALILDDTYNEALHEEYFAQLADYVCNGLATAGQPLCPGDMMASNPKWRMTVSQWQSSFHYWITAPEPDALLWAMTFFDMRGVYGETDLADAVHAQAVESAHGATRLHAHLAALASRWEPPLGIFRGLAVDRKGKYAHTLNVKKGGVAACVQIARLVAIEANKAVLPTRTRLDQAAGVSFPRKNARDLRDAFDFLNAVSLRNQAQQFRNGEELSYQIKPSRLAKMERENLRDAFQILKTVQSGLAVRYPIRNV